One genomic window of Corynebacterium diphtheriae includes the following:
- a CDS encoding amino acid ABC transporter permease: MISPQPIQAKPLRHPGRWVAAIIILALFVWFLISAATNDAYGWDIYRQYLFDTRIASAAVHTLAITILSMLMGVVLGCIVAIMRMSPNPVLRGISWFYLWIFRGTPVYVQLVFWGLLGSIYSGINLGFTEISLENLLSNMFILAVVGLGLNEAAYMSEIVRSGIQAVPEGQTEASKALGMSWWMTIRRTVLPQAMRIIVPPTGNEFISLLKTTSLVVAIPYTSELYGRATDIAAALFDPVPLLLVAATWYLVITSLLMVAQHYLEKYYDRGATRQLTARQLAALADAEGTLPKNVDIIAETPKPHTPRTPKKGA, encoded by the coding sequence ATGATTTCCCCACAACCTATTCAGGCAAAACCATTGCGGCATCCGGGCCGCTGGGTCGCTGCCATTATTATTCTCGCCCTGTTTGTTTGGTTTCTTATTAGCGCTGCCACGAACGATGCATACGGCTGGGATATTTATCGCCAGTATCTTTTTGATACTCGTATTGCTTCTGCTGCAGTGCATACGCTAGCTATTACGATCTTGTCGATGCTCATGGGTGTCGTTTTAGGCTGCATAGTAGCAATTATGCGCATGTCGCCAAACCCTGTTTTGCGTGGTATTTCGTGGTTCTATTTGTGGATCTTCCGAGGTACCCCGGTCTACGTTCAGTTGGTGTTCTGGGGACTATTGGGCTCTATTTACAGCGGCATCAACTTGGGCTTTACCGAAATTTCGTTGGAAAACCTGCTTTCCAACATGTTTATTCTTGCAGTCGTAGGTCTTGGGCTTAACGAGGCTGCTTACATGTCTGAGATTGTCCGCTCAGGTATCCAAGCAGTTCCCGAGGGACAGACAGAAGCATCTAAAGCTTTAGGTATGAGCTGGTGGATGACCATTCGTCGTACTGTATTGCCACAAGCAATGCGTATCATCGTCCCACCTACTGGCAATGAGTTTATTTCATTGCTGAAGACCACCTCACTGGTTGTGGCAATCCCTTACACCTCTGAGCTCTATGGTCGTGCAACCGATATCGCAGCAGCGCTTTTCGACCCAGTACCACTTTTGCTCGTTGCGGCAACGTGGTACCTAGTGATTACCTCGTTGCTCATGGTGGCCCAACACTACTTGGAGAAGTATTACGACCGTGGCGCAACGCGCCAGCTCACTGCACGTCAACTCGCGGCACTTGCTGACGCTGAAGGCACTCTTCCCAAAAATGTTGACATCATTGCAGAAACACCCAAGCCGCACACTCCCCGCACTCCTAAGAAAGGCGCCTAA
- a CDS encoding DUF368 domain-containing protein encodes MTSPVKANTNKTRPINAVINVVFGALIGLAELVPGVSGGTVALVAGIYERAIHNGNALVHIVRVLISDRSQLKTSIKSVEWGFLASVAVGMIGAVFTMSSVMHHFVDHHPITARALFLGMVSVSIVVPLRMIRAESLSSQKLPALLLFIIGAIATFFATSMTSEPKTDPSLLIVFFVAMVAVCALVLPGVSGSFILLALGFYEPIIQAVSDRNFTIIAVFAAGAITGLACFIKVLDVLMTRHHTLTLATMAGMMLGSLRALWPWQTDNADLLWPPAGSGTTFGFIALGAVVVACVVLAEILLERKNSHHK; translated from the coding sequence ATGACCTCCCCTGTGAAGGCCAATACTAATAAGACTCGCCCCATCAACGCAGTAATCAATGTGGTTTTTGGCGCATTGATCGGACTCGCAGAGTTGGTGCCAGGCGTTTCTGGTGGCACCGTTGCTTTAGTCGCCGGCATTTATGAACGAGCAATTCACAATGGCAATGCTCTTGTCCATATTGTGCGTGTCCTAATAAGCGATCGATCCCAGCTTAAAACTTCTATCAAAAGCGTGGAGTGGGGATTTTTAGCATCGGTAGCTGTGGGCATGATCGGCGCTGTTTTTACTATGTCTTCCGTGATGCATCACTTTGTTGACCACCACCCTATAACAGCGCGTGCCCTGTTCCTAGGAATGGTTTCGGTATCAATAGTAGTTCCATTGCGTATGATTCGGGCTGAAAGCTTGAGCTCTCAGAAATTGCCGGCCCTACTTCTTTTTATTATTGGCGCTATTGCAACTTTCTTTGCCACAAGCATGACCTCAGAGCCCAAGACTGACCCATCGCTTTTGATTGTTTTCTTTGTAGCAATGGTTGCCGTGTGTGCACTCGTCCTACCTGGCGTATCCGGCTCATTTATTTTGCTGGCACTGGGTTTTTACGAACCAATTATCCAAGCGGTAAGTGACCGTAACTTCACCATCATCGCAGTGTTCGCTGCCGGTGCCATTACAGGCTTGGCATGTTTTATCAAGGTTCTCGATGTTCTCATGACCCGCCACCACACGCTAACTTTGGCCACCATGGCCGGTATGATGCTCGGTTCGCTTCGCGCACTGTGGCCTTGGCAAACGGACAATGCCGATCTCCTTTGGCCGCCAGCTGGTTCAGGCACAACATTTGGTTTTATCGCCTTGGGTGCAGTAGTTGTAGCTTGCGTAGTGCTCGCGGAAATTTTGCTTGAGCGTAAGAATTCACACCACAAATAG
- a CDS encoding helix-turn-helix transcriptional regulator: MANANTLELLSIKEVADRLSVSERTLRNWRQAGGHALMNLKAIRVGGPGGPLRWRSEDVDGFIASLAYEAS; encoded by the coding sequence ATGGCTAACGCAAATACCTTAGAACTCCTATCGATCAAAGAAGTTGCAGACCGGCTCAGCGTCTCAGAACGCACGTTACGCAACTGGCGGCAGGCCGGCGGGCACGCACTCATGAACCTCAAAGCAATCCGAGTTGGCGGCCCAGGTGGCCCCCTTCGCTGGCGCTCGGAAGACGTCGACGGATTCATTGCAAGTCTTGCCTATGAAGCATCCTAA
- the rsmD gene encoding 16S rRNA (guanine(966)-N(2))-methyltransferase RsmD, translating to MTRIISGEARGRTIKVPEHGTRPTSDRAREGLFSSLQVRFGFAGARVLDLFAGSGALGLEAASRGAESVVLVENNPKAVAVIRHNIAVVGHPHVDVVEMKASTYVASAPKNHFDMVLADPPYDLDDQAVVEMLHALIPTLVDGAAIVVERHRDSPETAWPACFVPTTQKLKKRTFGIARMDMAVFHAELVEE from the coding sequence ATGACCCGTATCATTTCAGGTGAAGCCCGTGGGCGAACTATTAAAGTTCCAGAGCACGGGACGAGGCCCACATCAGATAGAGCACGTGAAGGCCTATTTTCCTCACTTCAAGTACGTTTTGGTTTTGCTGGTGCACGTGTCCTTGATTTATTTGCGGGATCTGGTGCATTGGGGCTAGAAGCTGCTAGCCGAGGTGCCGAGTCGGTTGTTTTGGTAGAAAACAACCCGAAGGCTGTCGCTGTCATCCGTCATAATATTGCCGTTGTTGGACACCCTCACGTTGATGTCGTAGAGATGAAGGCATCCACTTATGTCGCTTCAGCACCGAAGAATCATTTCGATATGGTGTTAGCAGACCCACCCTATGATCTTGACGATCAGGCAGTCGTCGAAATGCTTCATGCGCTCATTCCTACGCTGGTAGATGGGGCAGCAATAGTGGTTGAACGACACCGTGATTCTCCCGAAACGGCATGGCCAGCATGCTTCGTGCCTACCACTCAGAAGCTAAAAAAACGCACATTCGGGATTGCACGAATGGACATGGCCGTTTTCCATGCTGAGCTCGTAGAGGAGTAA
- a CDS encoding ATP-dependent DNA helicase RecG, with protein MLGWHDQRPLAQLLPAKEAKAFSRHFSFTTVEDLLQHFPRGYAAHGTGLAAEAAEEGDIITCVGTIVDTHEQPDRNGYSIYSVVISDGFTRSTATFFRATWIKKVLTRGAQGIFTGKLKFFRNTPQLQHPDFFLFPEKGKKATGTGGMQALSTTGELDDITDILVAMSYLPVYPAKKAIPTWRILGAVHNILTHTPHIEDPLHEFAPHDLPSFDQALRGIHEPDEHGPQPYITRIKYDEALTLALVMALRRADTQRRHAYPMPPTNDGLRAHMLSHLPFELTEGQHNVLTEISADLAQPTPMSRLLQGEVGSGKTIVSLLAMLQVIDDGKQCVLLAPTEVLAAQHATSITQQLTNAGININVTLLTGSLPTEQRRKALLNIISGDANLIIGTHALIQEGIEFFDLALCVIDEQHRFGVEQRDHLRNQGRDTNTPHVLVMTATPIPRSIAMTAFGDLSVSTLKQLPGGRRPIHSYVIDHQHTTWTTRMWERIREEIDKGHQIYIVCPKIKDSGGVEETTHQLTTGILANYRIAMLHGAMHPEDKDTTMKAFAAGTIDVLVATTVIEVGIDVPNATVMLIRESENFGVSQLHQLRGRVGRGGNESICFFHTTAQPTTPAHNRVTAVAATTDGFELAEIDLTYRHEGNILGTQQSGHTNRIISFIHDKDLIERANNDATHIVTHNPQLARHLVADIDDTTQTYIDKS; from the coding sequence ATGCTCGGCTGGCACGACCAACGACCACTGGCACAACTCTTGCCAGCCAAAGAAGCAAAAGCGTTCTCTCGACACTTCAGCTTCACTACCGTCGAAGACCTACTCCAACACTTTCCCCGCGGATACGCAGCCCACGGCACTGGACTCGCAGCCGAAGCCGCAGAAGAAGGCGACATCATCACCTGCGTGGGAACCATTGTCGACACCCACGAGCAACCCGATCGCAACGGATACAGCATCTACTCCGTCGTAATCTCCGACGGCTTTACCCGCAGCACCGCCACATTTTTCCGTGCCACATGGATCAAAAAAGTCCTCACCCGCGGAGCACAAGGAATCTTCACCGGTAAACTCAAATTCTTCCGCAATACCCCACAACTCCAGCACCCCGACTTCTTCCTCTTCCCAGAAAAAGGCAAAAAAGCAACCGGAACCGGCGGAATGCAAGCACTATCAACCACCGGCGAACTCGACGACATCACCGACATCCTCGTCGCCATGAGCTACCTGCCGGTCTACCCAGCCAAAAAAGCAATCCCAACCTGGCGCATCCTCGGCGCCGTCCACAACATCCTTACCCACACCCCACACATCGAAGATCCACTCCACGAATTCGCACCCCACGACCTCCCTAGCTTCGATCAAGCACTACGCGGCATCCACGAACCCGACGAACACGGCCCCCAGCCCTACATCACACGCATCAAATACGACGAAGCCCTCACCCTCGCGCTCGTCATGGCACTACGACGCGCCGACACACAACGTCGACACGCATACCCCATGCCCCCAACCAACGATGGCCTACGCGCGCACATGCTCAGCCACCTCCCATTCGAGCTCACCGAAGGCCAACACAACGTCCTCACTGAAATCAGCGCAGACCTCGCACAACCCACCCCCATGTCCCGCCTCCTACAAGGCGAAGTAGGCTCCGGAAAAACCATCGTCTCACTCCTCGCCATGCTCCAAGTCATCGACGACGGCAAACAATGCGTACTACTCGCACCCACCGAAGTACTCGCAGCACAACACGCAACATCCATCACCCAACAACTCACCAACGCCGGCATCAACATCAACGTCACCCTCCTCACCGGATCACTACCCACCGAACAACGCAGAAAAGCCCTCCTCAACATCATCTCCGGCGACGCAAACCTCATCATCGGAACCCACGCCCTCATCCAAGAAGGAATCGAATTCTTCGACCTCGCACTCTGCGTCATTGACGAACAACACCGATTCGGAGTCGAACAACGCGACCACCTCCGCAACCAAGGACGCGACACCAACACCCCACACGTCCTCGTCATGACAGCAACCCCCATCCCACGATCCATCGCCATGACCGCCTTCGGTGACCTCAGCGTCTCAACCCTCAAACAACTCCCCGGCGGACGACGCCCCATACACAGCTACGTCATCGACCACCAACACACCACATGGACCACACGCATGTGGGAACGCATACGCGAAGAAATCGACAAAGGCCACCAAATCTACATAGTCTGCCCCAAAATCAAAGACTCTGGGGGAGTAGAAGAAACCACCCATCAACTCACCACAGGCATACTCGCCAACTACCGCATCGCCATGCTCCACGGAGCCATGCACCCCGAAGACAAAGACACCACCATGAAAGCCTTCGCCGCCGGAACTATCGACGTCCTCGTAGCCACCACCGTCATCGAAGTCGGAATCGACGTCCCCAACGCCACCGTCATGCTCATCCGCGAATCCGAAAACTTCGGCGTATCACAACTCCACCAACTCCGCGGCCGAGTCGGACGAGGCGGCAACGAATCCATCTGCTTCTTCCACACAACCGCACAACCAACAACTCCCGCCCACAACCGAGTCACAGCCGTCGCCGCAACCACAGACGGATTCGAACTCGCCGAAATCGACCTCACCTACCGACACGAAGGCAACATCCTCGGCACACAACAATCCGGGCACACCAACAGAATCATCAGCTTCATCCACGACAAAGACCTCATCGAACGCGCCAACAACGACGCAACCCACATCGTTACACACAACCCCCAACTAGCACGCCATCTCGTCGCCGACATCGACGACACCACCCAAACCTACATTGATAAGTCATAA
- a CDS encoding tyrosine-type recombinase/integrase, with translation MPFATLVDAWEKHLETYDATRRQSLANYKRVMRNHIVPRIGNRPIWTLNAGVVEDMLNEIYADSPGNYGNAFTVMSDVSRFILRRGLGVDLMAGSKRRKEVRKKAVRSLTADELVRLRGNVRRWQERPITNQPLLDVVDVLMSTGARIGEVLALRWEDVDFAKNTVHISATQVFIKGEGIVYQPISKGSKDLLYPLTPTAVQMLRRRLRQRNGEWVFGSRGGETMISRANLNRAWRVARGDDFGWVSWKVFRQSVATIVTNTDSLDAASKLLGHSGVSITKKHYVESTPELVPDVTAVLEMFSTNKRHTDG, from the coding sequence ATGCCGTTTGCAACTCTCGTTGACGCATGGGAGAAGCACCTAGAGACTTACGATGCGACCCGTAGGCAGTCCCTTGCGAACTACAAGCGCGTTATGCGGAACCACATTGTGCCAAGAATCGGCAATCGCCCGATTTGGACACTGAACGCTGGTGTCGTGGAAGACATGCTGAATGAAATTTATGCAGATTCCCCCGGCAACTATGGCAATGCTTTTACAGTCATGTCAGATGTGTCGCGGTTTATCTTGCGGCGTGGACTGGGTGTGGATTTGATGGCTGGCTCAAAGCGTCGTAAGGAAGTGCGGAAGAAAGCTGTGCGGTCTTTGACGGCGGATGAGTTGGTGCGGTTGCGTGGCAATGTGCGCCGGTGGCAGGAGCGCCCGATCACGAATCAGCCGTTGTTAGATGTGGTGGATGTATTGATGTCGACGGGTGCTCGCATTGGTGAGGTGTTGGCATTGCGGTGGGAGGATGTGGACTTTGCGAAGAACACTGTCCATATTTCGGCAACACAGGTGTTCATCAAGGGCGAGGGTATTGTGTACCAGCCAATCAGCAAAGGTAGTAAGGATTTGCTGTACCCGTTGACTCCCACGGCGGTTCAGATGTTGCGGCGTCGGTTACGTCAGAGGAATGGTGAGTGGGTGTTCGGTTCTCGTGGGGGTGAGACGATGATTTCTCGGGCGAATTTGAACCGTGCATGGCGTGTGGCGCGTGGTGATGATTTTGGTTGGGTGTCGTGGAAAGTGTTCCGTCAGAGTGTCGCTACGATTGTGACGAATACTGATTCTTTGGATGCTGCTTCGAAGTTGTTGGGGCATTCGGGGGTGTCGATCACGAAAAAGCATTATGTGGAAAGTACACCGGAATTGGTGCCTGATGTGACTGCGGTGCTTGAAATGTTTTCGACCAATAAAAGGCACACCGATGGATAG
- a CDS encoding acetyl-CoA carboxylase biotin carboxyl carrier protein subunit — protein sequence MKICAPFAGIVHYKVSLGDTVTTGQELASVEATKLEAPIIAPGPGIVAEITSSDFDDVVGGDVLLRVVSQEKP from the coding sequence ATGAAAATCTGCGCCCCGTTCGCCGGAATAGTCCACTACAAAGTCTCCCTAGGAGACACAGTCACCACCGGACAAGAACTCGCCTCCGTCGAAGCAACCAAACTCGAAGCACCCATCATCGCGCCGGGGCCAGGTATCGTTGCTGAAATAACGAGTAGCGATTTTGACGATGTTGTTGGGGGAGACGTGCTCCTCCGAGTCGTGAGTCAGGAGAAGCCATGA
- a CDS encoding helix-turn-helix domain-containing protein — protein sequence MNAYNDAVPEPWASAFRRAGFVSPVTSEPSLRALQRDTGLHPSTVGRIIRGETRRPQIATMHTLAQVLDEDISTVTKWIREALPFKPQQWTPPEEAKLLTKAQRKSLNAMIKSMAEANVVSGAMSQNGIEYDPRHK from the coding sequence ATGAACGCCTACAATGACGCAGTTCCCGAACCTTGGGCATCTGCGTTCCGCAGAGCAGGCTTCGTAAGCCCAGTCACAAGCGAACCATCCTTGCGCGCCCTACAACGCGACACAGGCCTTCACCCTTCTACCGTTGGGCGCATCATCCGCGGCGAAACAAGACGCCCACAAATCGCCACCATGCACACCCTCGCACAAGTCCTAGATGAAGACATCTCCACCGTCACCAAGTGGATTCGTGAAGCACTCCCCTTCAAACCCCAACAATGGACACCACCAGAAGAAGCGAAGCTGCTCACGAAAGCACAACGTAAAAGCCTCAACGCCATGATCAAGTCCATGGCGGAAGCAAACGTTGTTTCCGGCGCCATGTCCCAGAATGGCATTGAATACGACCCACGGCATAAATAA
- a CDS encoding ABC transporter substrate-binding protein — protein sequence MTIRSHVVAICATVALALPLTACVTNEEQGHPDSWVEVTPAAVPEIAAMVPQDLADRGTLVAGANPPFAPFEFKDSNHNIIGMEMDLMRAISAVMGLKYEAQQQDFSLILPSLSAGTIDVGASGFTDNDERRENYDFVDFLYAGIQWGVQKDSSVSRENPCGLTIAVQRTTVAETDDAHPLREKCIAEGKKPVEILPYATSDQAATALVLGRADVFSADSPVVGWAVERAEGKLTTTGEIFDAAPYGFAVPKGSPLGPAIAAALEHLIKTGDYQKILNMWGVKEGYVEQGMINEKPI from the coding sequence ATGACAATCCGCTCTCACGTTGTGGCTATATGCGCCACGGTCGCGTTGGCATTACCGCTTACCGCGTGTGTTACCAACGAAGAACAAGGACATCCGGATTCTTGGGTGGAAGTAACCCCAGCCGCTGTCCCCGAGATCGCTGCCATGGTTCCGCAAGATCTAGCAGATCGCGGCACTTTGGTGGCAGGTGCTAACCCACCGTTTGCACCATTCGAATTCAAAGACTCCAACCACAACATTATTGGTATGGAAATGGATTTGATGCGGGCAATATCTGCGGTAATGGGTCTAAAATATGAGGCTCAGCAGCAAGACTTCTCATTGATTCTTCCGTCGTTAAGCGCAGGAACAATCGACGTGGGCGCCTCCGGTTTTACAGATAACGACGAGCGTCGTGAAAACTATGATTTCGTCGATTTTTTGTATGCCGGCATTCAATGGGGTGTACAAAAGGACTCTTCAGTCTCTCGCGAAAATCCCTGCGGCCTGACTATCGCAGTACAGCGCACCACTGTGGCAGAAACCGATGATGCTCATCCTTTGCGAGAAAAATGTATCGCCGAGGGTAAAAAACCAGTCGAAATTCTTCCTTATGCCACCTCTGACCAAGCGGCTACCGCACTAGTTCTAGGGCGCGCAGATGTCTTTTCCGCAGACTCCCCCGTGGTGGGATGGGCTGTCGAACGTGCAGAGGGCAAGCTCACTACTACAGGTGAAATCTTCGATGCGGCTCCTTACGGATTTGCTGTCCCTAAAGGCTCACCTCTGGGCCCAGCTATCGCCGCAGCTTTGGAGCATCTCATCAAAACTGGCGATTACCAAAAGATTTTGAACATGTGGGGAGTCAAAGAAGGTTACGTTGAGCAAGGAATGATCAACGAAAAACCTATCTAA
- a CDS encoding amino acid ABC transporter ATP-binding protein, which yields MTDNLMIDAQKLCKNYGQLSVLKGIDLQVPQGTVTCLIGPSGSGKSTLLRCVNHLEKISGGRLYVDGELIGYRERGGVLYEISEKEAARQRSGIGMVFQNFNLFPHRTVIENIIEAPVHVKGVSESEARSRGMALLKQVGLEHKADAYPAQLSGGQQQRVAIARAVAMEPKLMLFDEPTSALDPELVGEVLRVMRELAQGGMTMLVVTHEMGFAREVADTVAFMDGGVIVEQGPAEQVIDNPQHERTKAFLSSLL from the coding sequence ATGACGGACAATCTCATGATTGATGCACAGAAACTGTGTAAAAACTACGGCCAGTTGAGCGTGCTTAAAGGCATCGACCTCCAGGTTCCCCAAGGAACAGTGACGTGTCTTATCGGCCCGTCTGGCTCGGGTAAGTCCACACTGCTTCGCTGTGTGAATCACCTCGAGAAGATCTCCGGTGGTCGCCTTTATGTTGACGGTGAACTGATTGGGTATCGCGAACGCGGTGGAGTTTTGTACGAAATTTCCGAAAAAGAAGCTGCCCGACAGCGCTCCGGTATCGGTATGGTGTTCCAAAACTTCAATTTGTTCCCGCATAGAACAGTCATTGAAAACATTATCGAGGCACCCGTGCATGTTAAGGGCGTTTCGGAATCGGAGGCTCGTTCTCGCGGAATGGCGCTGCTCAAGCAAGTGGGGTTGGAGCATAAGGCAGACGCATATCCAGCCCAGTTGTCCGGTGGCCAACAGCAGCGCGTAGCAATTGCCCGTGCAGTTGCTATGGAGCCAAAGCTCATGCTTTTCGACGAACCCACTTCTGCTCTTGATCCTGAGCTCGTTGGTGAAGTACTTCGCGTTATGAGAGAACTAGCTCAAGGTGGAATGACCATGCTTGTGGTTACCCATGAGATGGGTTTCGCACGCGAGGTTGCCGATACCGTAGCTTTCATGGATGGTGGCGTCATTGTGGAACAAGGCCCAGCAGAACAGGTCATTGATAACCCTCAACACGAGCGCACCAAGGCATTCCTTTCAAGCCTTCTGTAA
- the coaD gene encoding pantetheine-phosphate adenylyltransferase — protein sequence MRKAVCPGSFDPVTMGHLDIIGRAAQQYDEVTVLVTANPNKPSGMFTVDERLALIKESTAHFVNVKVDNWAGLLVDYTTAHGIDAIVKGLRTALDYEYELPMAQMNRKLSGVDTLFLMTDPQYGYISSTLCKEVTKYGGDVSDMLPPAVAAAIVEKVKS from the coding sequence ATGCGTAAAGCAGTGTGCCCAGGATCTTTTGACCCAGTGACTATGGGGCATCTTGACATCATCGGAAGGGCGGCCCAGCAATACGACGAGGTCACTGTTTTAGTGACTGCTAACCCCAATAAGCCCTCAGGTATGTTCACCGTCGATGAACGCCTTGCCCTTATTAAAGAATCCACTGCGCATTTTGTGAATGTCAAAGTGGATAACTGGGCAGGACTCCTTGTTGATTACACTACGGCCCACGGTATCGATGCAATCGTCAAAGGGCTTCGAACGGCACTGGATTACGAATATGAGCTACCCATGGCTCAGATGAACCGAAAGCTATCTGGTGTGGACACCCTGTTTTTGATGACAGATCCACAATATGGTTACATTTCTTCTACACTCTGTAAGGAAGTAACAAAATATGGTGGGGACGTCTCAGATATGTTGCCACCAGCTGTAGCCGCAGCGATTGTGGAGAAAGTAAAAAGCTAA